In Sciurus carolinensis chromosome 13, mSciCar1.2, whole genome shotgun sequence, a genomic segment contains:
- the Lgalsl gene encoding galectin-related protein produces the protein MAGSVADSDAVVKLDDGHLNNSLGSPVQADVYFPRLIVPFCGHIKGGMRPGKKVLVMGIVDLNPESFAISLTCGDSEDPPADVAIELKAVFTDRQLLRNSCISGERGEEQSAIPYFPFIPDQPFRVEILCEHPRFRVFVDGHQLFDFYHRIQTLSAIDTIKINGDLQITKLG, from the exons ATGGCGGGATCGGTGGCCGACAGTGATGCAGTGGTG AAACTGGATGATGGGCATTTAAACAACTCCTTGGGCTCTCCAGTTCAAGCGGACGTGTACTTCCCACGACTG ATAGTTCCATTTTGTGGGCACATTAAAGGTGGCATGAGACCAGGCAAGAAGGTGTTAGTGATGGGCATTGTAGACCTCAACCCAGAAAG CTTTGCTATCAGCTTGACCTGTGGTGACTCGGAAGATCCTCCTGCTGATGTGGCAATTGAACTCAAAGCTGTGTTCACAGACCGACAGCTACTCAGAAATTCTTGTATATCTGGAGAAAGGGGTGAAGAACAGTCAGCCATCCCTTACTTTCCATTCATCCCAGACCAGCCATTCAGG GTGGAAATTCTTTGTGAGCACCCACGTTTCAGAGTGTTTGTGGATGGACATCAACTCTTTGATTTTTACCATCGCATTCAAACATTATCTGCAATTGACACCATAAAGATAAATGGGGACCTCCAGATCACCAAGCTTGGTTGA